The Cicer arietinum cultivar CDC Frontier isolate Library 1 unplaced genomic scaffold, Cicar.CDCFrontier_v2.0 Ca_scaffold_5835_v2.0, whole genome shotgun sequence genome has a segment encoding these proteins:
- the LOC101501044 gene encoding uncharacterized protein isoform X3 — MENGYDGNLADKFSGLGINQNGQEQHVHEQPNFSSNNNNNNNDNLFQVMKAVEAAEATIKQQVEENNQLRSELLSKIQELEKYRLYESPDQKLPSVSPWKELGHGSYEAHQSFPSAGSHFENSPVNGTLRIQPNDQLPVDNVGHSQLSSPFTRSISPSRHLPEGDLDSRYSSPLKGLMPMPETNNSNSLLKQDLAIKVHEHEEEVTLLKKHLADYSAKEAQIRNEKYVLEKRIAYMRLAFDQQQQDLVDAASKALSYRQDIIEENIRLTYALQDAQQERSTFVSSLLPLLAEYSLQPPVPDAQSIVSNVKVLFKHLQEKLFRTESKLKESQYQLTPWRSDLNHANVATQSPLNVIGAPLATSRGTDWEAMSRHQSGMGGGLVSNVDADDLGRYSPLGSRNSSAHDVPNHQVTQGDTQNEYYEEMSNKHVKFRAPVSNNEVDDSEGDGDNSERETPANWSSGNPPYTTTVEDPSSSYSPYLPPVLEEPSSSFSEGDNYGWFVFYLPEHF; from the exons aTGGAGAATGGTTACGATGGGAATTTGGCTGATAAATTTTCAGGATTGGGTATCAACCAGAACGGTCAAGAACAACATGTGCACGAACAACCTAACTTTTCttctaacaacaacaacaacaacaacgatAACTTGTTTCAGGTTATGAAGGCCGTTGAAGCTGCCGAAGCCACCATTAAGCAACAG GTGGAAGAGAACAATCAGCTTAGGTCTGAGCTTCTGAGTAAAATTCAGGAACTGGAAAAATAT AGGTTATATGAATCACCGGATCAAAAACTGCCCTCGGTTTCTCCATGGAAAGAGCTGGGTCATGGATCTTATGAAGCTCATCAATCATTCCCATCAGCAG GTAGCCATTTTGAGAACAGTCCAGTAAATGGAACGCTGAGAATACAGCCAAACGATCAGCTGCCTGTGGATAATGTTGGCCACTCTCAGTTGTCTTCACCATTTACGAGGTCCATCTCTCCAAGCAG GCATCTACCAGAAGGAGACCTTGATTCTAGATATAGTTCACCTCTGAAAGGCTTGATGCCAATGCCTGAAACAAATAATTCTAATTCCTTACTGAAGCAG GATCTGGCCATTAAGGTCCATGAACATGAAGAAGAGGTCACCCTATTAAAGAAACATCTAGCAGATTATTCTGCAAAG GAAGCACAAATACGCAATGAAAAATATGTCTTGGAAAAGCGCATTGCATATATGCGTCTG GCCTTTGATCAACAACAACAAGACCTTGTAGATGCGGCATCAAAGGCCTTGTCGTACCGACAAGacataattgaagaaaatatacgTCTTACCTATGCATTGCAG GATGCACAGCAAGAAAGGTCAACATTTGTTTCATCGTTGCTACCTCTTCTTGCAGAATACTCCCTTCAGCCACCTGTTCCTGATGCCCAATCGATTGTTAGCAATGTCAAG GTTTTGTTTAAACATTTGCAAGAAAAACTTTTTCGCACTGAG TCGAAGCTAAAGGAGTCACAGTATCAACTGACACCTTGGCGTTCAGATTTGAACCATGCAAATGTTGCTACACAATCACCATTGAACGTCATTGGTGCACCTTTGGCAACTTCA CGAGGCACTGATTGGGAGGCAATGAGTCGCCACCAGAGCGGCATGGGTGGTGGGCTGGTATCGAATGTGGATGCTGATGATTTGGGGAGATATTCACCTCTTGGAAGCAG GAATTCTTCAGCCCATGATGTACCCAATCACCAGGTCACTCAGGGTGATACTCAGAATGAATACTATGAAGAGATGTCTAATAAACATGTCAAATTTCGTGCGCCTGTCAGCAACAATGAAGTGGATGATTCGGAGGGTGATGGGGACAATAGTGAGAGAGAGACACCTGCTAACTGGAGTTCAGGCAACCCTCCTTATACAACAACTGTCGAAGATCCCAGTTCCTCATATTCTCCTTATCTACCACCAGTTCTTGAAGAaccttcttcttcattttctgAAGGTGATAATTATGGTTGGTTTGTTTTCTATTTGCCAGAACACTTTTAA
- the LOC101501044 gene encoding uncharacterized protein isoform X4, which translates to MENGYDGNLADKFSGLGINQNGQEQHVHEQPNFSSNNNNNNNDNLFQVMKAVEAAEATIKQQVEENNQLRSELLSKIQELEKYRLYESPDQKLPSVSPWKELGHGSYEAHQSFPSAGSHFENSPVNGTLRIQPNDQLPVDNVGHSQLSSPFTRSISPSRHLPEGDLDSRYSSPLKGLMPMPETNNSNSLLKQDLAIKVHEHEEEVTLLKKHLADYSAKEAQIRNEKYVLEKRIAYMRLAFDQQQQDLVDAASKALSYRQDIIEENIRLTYALQDAQQERSTFVSSLLPLLAEYSLQPPVPDAQSIVSNVKSKLKESQYQLTPWRSDLNHANVATQSPLNVIGAPLATSRGTDWEAMSRHQSGMGGGLVSNVDADDLGRYSPLGSRNSSAHDVPNHQVTQGDTQNEYYEEMSNKHVKFRAPVSNNEVDDSEGDGDNSERETPANWSSGNPPYTTTVEDPSSSYSPYLPPVLEEPSSSFSEGDNYGWFVFYLPEHF; encoded by the exons aTGGAGAATGGTTACGATGGGAATTTGGCTGATAAATTTTCAGGATTGGGTATCAACCAGAACGGTCAAGAACAACATGTGCACGAACAACCTAACTTTTCttctaacaacaacaacaacaacaacgatAACTTGTTTCAGGTTATGAAGGCCGTTGAAGCTGCCGAAGCCACCATTAAGCAACAG GTGGAAGAGAACAATCAGCTTAGGTCTGAGCTTCTGAGTAAAATTCAGGAACTGGAAAAATAT AGGTTATATGAATCACCGGATCAAAAACTGCCCTCGGTTTCTCCATGGAAAGAGCTGGGTCATGGATCTTATGAAGCTCATCAATCATTCCCATCAGCAG GTAGCCATTTTGAGAACAGTCCAGTAAATGGAACGCTGAGAATACAGCCAAACGATCAGCTGCCTGTGGATAATGTTGGCCACTCTCAGTTGTCTTCACCATTTACGAGGTCCATCTCTCCAAGCAG GCATCTACCAGAAGGAGACCTTGATTCTAGATATAGTTCACCTCTGAAAGGCTTGATGCCAATGCCTGAAACAAATAATTCTAATTCCTTACTGAAGCAG GATCTGGCCATTAAGGTCCATGAACATGAAGAAGAGGTCACCCTATTAAAGAAACATCTAGCAGATTATTCTGCAAAG GAAGCACAAATACGCAATGAAAAATATGTCTTGGAAAAGCGCATTGCATATATGCGTCTG GCCTTTGATCAACAACAACAAGACCTTGTAGATGCGGCATCAAAGGCCTTGTCGTACCGACAAGacataattgaagaaaatatacgTCTTACCTATGCATTGCAG GATGCACAGCAAGAAAGGTCAACATTTGTTTCATCGTTGCTACCTCTTCTTGCAGAATACTCCCTTCAGCCACCTGTTCCTGATGCCCAATCGATTGTTAGCAATGTCAAG TCGAAGCTAAAGGAGTCACAGTATCAACTGACACCTTGGCGTTCAGATTTGAACCATGCAAATGTTGCTACACAATCACCATTGAACGTCATTGGTGCACCTTTGGCAACTTCA CGAGGCACTGATTGGGAGGCAATGAGTCGCCACCAGAGCGGCATGGGTGGTGGGCTGGTATCGAATGTGGATGCTGATGATTTGGGGAGATATTCACCTCTTGGAAGCAG GAATTCTTCAGCCCATGATGTACCCAATCACCAGGTCACTCAGGGTGATACTCAGAATGAATACTATGAAGAGATGTCTAATAAACATGTCAAATTTCGTGCGCCTGTCAGCAACAATGAAGTGGATGATTCGGAGGGTGATGGGGACAATAGTGAGAGAGAGACACCTGCTAACTGGAGTTCAGGCAACCCTCCTTATACAACAACTGTCGAAGATCCCAGTTCCTCATATTCTCCTTATCTACCACCAGTTCTTGAAGAaccttcttcttcattttctgAAGGTGATAATTATGGTTGGTTTGTTTTCTATTTGCCAGAACACTTTTAA
- the LOC101501044 gene encoding uncharacterized protein isoform X6: MENGYDGNLADKFSGLGINQNGQEQHVHEQPNFSSNNNNNNNDNLFQVMKAVEAAEATIKQQVEENNQLRSELLSKIQELEKYRLYESPDQKLPSVSPWKELGHGSYEAHQSFPSAGSHFENSPVNGTLRIQPNDQLPVDNVGHSQLSSPFTRSISPSRHLPEGDLDSRYSSPLKGLMPMPETNNSNSLLKQDLAIKVHEHEEEVTLLKKHLADYSAKEAQIRNEKYVLEKRIAYMRLAFDQQQQDLVDAASKALSYRQDIIEENIRLTYALQDAQQERSTFVSSLLPLLAEYSLQPPVPDAQSIVSNVKVLFKHLQEKLFRTESKLKESQYQLTPWRSDLNHANVATQSPLNVIGAPLATSRGTDWEAMSRHQSGMGGGLVSNVDADDLGRYSPLGSR; the protein is encoded by the exons aTGGAGAATGGTTACGATGGGAATTTGGCTGATAAATTTTCAGGATTGGGTATCAACCAGAACGGTCAAGAACAACATGTGCACGAACAACCTAACTTTTCttctaacaacaacaacaacaacaacgatAACTTGTTTCAGGTTATGAAGGCCGTTGAAGCTGCCGAAGCCACCATTAAGCAACAG GTGGAAGAGAACAATCAGCTTAGGTCTGAGCTTCTGAGTAAAATTCAGGAACTGGAAAAATAT AGGTTATATGAATCACCGGATCAAAAACTGCCCTCGGTTTCTCCATGGAAAGAGCTGGGTCATGGATCTTATGAAGCTCATCAATCATTCCCATCAGCAG GTAGCCATTTTGAGAACAGTCCAGTAAATGGAACGCTGAGAATACAGCCAAACGATCAGCTGCCTGTGGATAATGTTGGCCACTCTCAGTTGTCTTCACCATTTACGAGGTCCATCTCTCCAAGCAG GCATCTACCAGAAGGAGACCTTGATTCTAGATATAGTTCACCTCTGAAAGGCTTGATGCCAATGCCTGAAACAAATAATTCTAATTCCTTACTGAAGCAG GATCTGGCCATTAAGGTCCATGAACATGAAGAAGAGGTCACCCTATTAAAGAAACATCTAGCAGATTATTCTGCAAAG GAAGCACAAATACGCAATGAAAAATATGTCTTGGAAAAGCGCATTGCATATATGCGTCTG GCCTTTGATCAACAACAACAAGACCTTGTAGATGCGGCATCAAAGGCCTTGTCGTACCGACAAGacataattgaagaaaatatacgTCTTACCTATGCATTGCAG GATGCACAGCAAGAAAGGTCAACATTTGTTTCATCGTTGCTACCTCTTCTTGCAGAATACTCCCTTCAGCCACCTGTTCCTGATGCCCAATCGATTGTTAGCAATGTCAAG GTTTTGTTTAAACATTTGCAAGAAAAACTTTTTCGCACTGAG TCGAAGCTAAAGGAGTCACAGTATCAACTGACACCTTGGCGTTCAGATTTGAACCATGCAAATGTTGCTACACAATCACCATTGAACGTCATTGGTGCACCTTTGGCAACTTCA CGAGGCACTGATTGGGAGGCAATGAGTCGCCACCAGAGCGGCATGGGTGGTGGGCTGGTATCGAATGTGGATGCTGATGATTTGGGGAGATATTCACCTCTTGGAAGCAGGTGA
- the LOC101501044 gene encoding uncharacterized protein isoform X1: MENGYDGNLADKFSGLGINQNGQEQHVHEQPNFSSNNNNNNNDNLFQVMKAVEAAEATIKQQVEENNQLRSELLSKIQELEKYRLYESPDQKLPSVSPWKELGHGSYEAHQSFPSAGSHFENSPVNGTLRIQPNDQLPVDNVGHSQLSSPFTRSISPSRHLPEGDLDSRYSSPLKGLMPMPETNNSNSLLKQDLAIKVHEHEEEVTLLKKHLADYSAKEAQIRNEKYVLEKRIAYMRLAFDQQQQDLVDAASKALSYRQDIIEENIRLTYALQDAQQERSTFVSSLLPLLAEYSLQPPVPDAQSIVSNVKVLFKHLQEKLFRTESKLKESQYQLTPWRSDLNHANVATQSPLNVIGAPLATSKKNGLELVPQNTYSQVNTQAFVDAQRGTDWEAMSRHQSGMGGGLVSNVDADDLGRYSPLGSRNSSAHDVPNHQVTQGDTQNEYYEEMSNKHVKFRAPVSNNEVDDSEGDGDNSERETPANWSSGNPPYTTTVEDPSSSYSPYLPPVLEEPSSSFSEGDNYGWFVFYLPEHF, encoded by the exons aTGGAGAATGGTTACGATGGGAATTTGGCTGATAAATTTTCAGGATTGGGTATCAACCAGAACGGTCAAGAACAACATGTGCACGAACAACCTAACTTTTCttctaacaacaacaacaacaacaacgatAACTTGTTTCAGGTTATGAAGGCCGTTGAAGCTGCCGAAGCCACCATTAAGCAACAG GTGGAAGAGAACAATCAGCTTAGGTCTGAGCTTCTGAGTAAAATTCAGGAACTGGAAAAATAT AGGTTATATGAATCACCGGATCAAAAACTGCCCTCGGTTTCTCCATGGAAAGAGCTGGGTCATGGATCTTATGAAGCTCATCAATCATTCCCATCAGCAG GTAGCCATTTTGAGAACAGTCCAGTAAATGGAACGCTGAGAATACAGCCAAACGATCAGCTGCCTGTGGATAATGTTGGCCACTCTCAGTTGTCTTCACCATTTACGAGGTCCATCTCTCCAAGCAG GCATCTACCAGAAGGAGACCTTGATTCTAGATATAGTTCACCTCTGAAAGGCTTGATGCCAATGCCTGAAACAAATAATTCTAATTCCTTACTGAAGCAG GATCTGGCCATTAAGGTCCATGAACATGAAGAAGAGGTCACCCTATTAAAGAAACATCTAGCAGATTATTCTGCAAAG GAAGCACAAATACGCAATGAAAAATATGTCTTGGAAAAGCGCATTGCATATATGCGTCTG GCCTTTGATCAACAACAACAAGACCTTGTAGATGCGGCATCAAAGGCCTTGTCGTACCGACAAGacataattgaagaaaatatacgTCTTACCTATGCATTGCAG GATGCACAGCAAGAAAGGTCAACATTTGTTTCATCGTTGCTACCTCTTCTTGCAGAATACTCCCTTCAGCCACCTGTTCCTGATGCCCAATCGATTGTTAGCAATGTCAAG GTTTTGTTTAAACATTTGCAAGAAAAACTTTTTCGCACTGAG TCGAAGCTAAAGGAGTCACAGTATCAACTGACACCTTGGCGTTCAGATTTGAACCATGCAAATGTTGCTACACAATCACCATTGAACGTCATTGGTGCACCTTTGGCAACTTCA AAAAAAAATGGCCTTGAATTGGTACCTCAGAATACATACTCTCAAGTTAATACTCAGGCCTTTGTTGATGCTCAGCGAGGCACTGATTGGGAGGCAATGAGTCGCCACCAGAGCGGCATGGGTGGTGGGCTGGTATCGAATGTGGATGCTGATGATTTGGGGAGATATTCACCTCTTGGAAGCAG GAATTCTTCAGCCCATGATGTACCCAATCACCAGGTCACTCAGGGTGATACTCAGAATGAATACTATGAAGAGATGTCTAATAAACATGTCAAATTTCGTGCGCCTGTCAGCAACAATGAAGTGGATGATTCGGAGGGTGATGGGGACAATAGTGAGAGAGAGACACCTGCTAACTGGAGTTCAGGCAACCCTCCTTATACAACAACTGTCGAAGATCCCAGTTCCTCATATTCTCCTTATCTACCACCAGTTCTTGAAGAaccttcttcttcattttctgAAGGTGATAATTATGGTTGGTTTGTTTTCTATTTGCCAGAACACTTTTAA
- the LOC101501044 gene encoding uncharacterized protein isoform X5 translates to MENGYDGNLADKFSGLGINQNGQEQHVHEQPNFSSNNNNNNNDNLFQVMKAVEAAEATIKQQVEENNQLRSELLSKIQELEKYRLYESPDQKLPSVSPWKELGHGSYEAHQSFPSAGSHFENSPVNGTLRIQPNDQLPVDNVGHSQLSSPFTRSISPSRHLPEGDLDSRYSSPLKGLMPMPETNNSNSLLKQDLAIKVHEHEEEVTLLKKHLADYSAKEAQIRNEKYVLEKRIAYMRLAFDQQQQDLVDAASKALSYRQDIIEENIRLTYALQDAQQERSTFVSSLLPLLAEYSLQPPVPDAQSIVSNVKVLFKHLQEKLFRTESKLKESQYQLTPWRSDLNHANVATQSPLNVIGAPLATSKKNGLELVPQNTYSQVNTQAFVDAQRGTDWEAMSRHQSGMGGGLVSNVDADDLGRYSPLGSR, encoded by the exons aTGGAGAATGGTTACGATGGGAATTTGGCTGATAAATTTTCAGGATTGGGTATCAACCAGAACGGTCAAGAACAACATGTGCACGAACAACCTAACTTTTCttctaacaacaacaacaacaacaacgatAACTTGTTTCAGGTTATGAAGGCCGTTGAAGCTGCCGAAGCCACCATTAAGCAACAG GTGGAAGAGAACAATCAGCTTAGGTCTGAGCTTCTGAGTAAAATTCAGGAACTGGAAAAATAT AGGTTATATGAATCACCGGATCAAAAACTGCCCTCGGTTTCTCCATGGAAAGAGCTGGGTCATGGATCTTATGAAGCTCATCAATCATTCCCATCAGCAG GTAGCCATTTTGAGAACAGTCCAGTAAATGGAACGCTGAGAATACAGCCAAACGATCAGCTGCCTGTGGATAATGTTGGCCACTCTCAGTTGTCTTCACCATTTACGAGGTCCATCTCTCCAAGCAG GCATCTACCAGAAGGAGACCTTGATTCTAGATATAGTTCACCTCTGAAAGGCTTGATGCCAATGCCTGAAACAAATAATTCTAATTCCTTACTGAAGCAG GATCTGGCCATTAAGGTCCATGAACATGAAGAAGAGGTCACCCTATTAAAGAAACATCTAGCAGATTATTCTGCAAAG GAAGCACAAATACGCAATGAAAAATATGTCTTGGAAAAGCGCATTGCATATATGCGTCTG GCCTTTGATCAACAACAACAAGACCTTGTAGATGCGGCATCAAAGGCCTTGTCGTACCGACAAGacataattgaagaaaatatacgTCTTACCTATGCATTGCAG GATGCACAGCAAGAAAGGTCAACATTTGTTTCATCGTTGCTACCTCTTCTTGCAGAATACTCCCTTCAGCCACCTGTTCCTGATGCCCAATCGATTGTTAGCAATGTCAAG GTTTTGTTTAAACATTTGCAAGAAAAACTTTTTCGCACTGAG TCGAAGCTAAAGGAGTCACAGTATCAACTGACACCTTGGCGTTCAGATTTGAACCATGCAAATGTTGCTACACAATCACCATTGAACGTCATTGGTGCACCTTTGGCAACTTCA AAAAAAAATGGCCTTGAATTGGTACCTCAGAATACATACTCTCAAGTTAATACTCAGGCCTTTGTTGATGCTCAGCGAGGCACTGATTGGGAGGCAATGAGTCGCCACCAGAGCGGCATGGGTGGTGGGCTGGTATCGAATGTGGATGCTGATGATTTGGGGAGATATTCACCTCTTGGAAGCAGGTGA
- the LOC101501044 gene encoding uncharacterized protein isoform X2, with amino-acid sequence MENGYDGNLADKFSGLGINQNGQEQHVHEQPNFSSNNNNNNNDNLFQVMKAVEAAEATIKQQVEENNQLRSELLSKIQELEKYRLYESPDQKLPSVSPWKELGHGSYEAHQSFPSAGSHFENSPVNGTLRIQPNDQLPVDNVGHSQLSSPFTRSISPSRHLPEGDLDSRYSSPLKGLMPMPETNNSNSLLKQDLAIKVHEHEEEVTLLKKHLADYSAKEAQIRNEKYVLEKRIAYMRLAFDQQQQDLVDAASKALSYRQDIIEENIRLTYALQDAQQERSTFVSSLLPLLAEYSLQPPVPDAQSIVSNVKSKLKESQYQLTPWRSDLNHANVATQSPLNVIGAPLATSKKNGLELVPQNTYSQVNTQAFVDAQRGTDWEAMSRHQSGMGGGLVSNVDADDLGRYSPLGSRNSSAHDVPNHQVTQGDTQNEYYEEMSNKHVKFRAPVSNNEVDDSEGDGDNSERETPANWSSGNPPYTTTVEDPSSSYSPYLPPVLEEPSSSFSEGDNYGWFVFYLPEHF; translated from the exons aTGGAGAATGGTTACGATGGGAATTTGGCTGATAAATTTTCAGGATTGGGTATCAACCAGAACGGTCAAGAACAACATGTGCACGAACAACCTAACTTTTCttctaacaacaacaacaacaacaacgatAACTTGTTTCAGGTTATGAAGGCCGTTGAAGCTGCCGAAGCCACCATTAAGCAACAG GTGGAAGAGAACAATCAGCTTAGGTCTGAGCTTCTGAGTAAAATTCAGGAACTGGAAAAATAT AGGTTATATGAATCACCGGATCAAAAACTGCCCTCGGTTTCTCCATGGAAAGAGCTGGGTCATGGATCTTATGAAGCTCATCAATCATTCCCATCAGCAG GTAGCCATTTTGAGAACAGTCCAGTAAATGGAACGCTGAGAATACAGCCAAACGATCAGCTGCCTGTGGATAATGTTGGCCACTCTCAGTTGTCTTCACCATTTACGAGGTCCATCTCTCCAAGCAG GCATCTACCAGAAGGAGACCTTGATTCTAGATATAGTTCACCTCTGAAAGGCTTGATGCCAATGCCTGAAACAAATAATTCTAATTCCTTACTGAAGCAG GATCTGGCCATTAAGGTCCATGAACATGAAGAAGAGGTCACCCTATTAAAGAAACATCTAGCAGATTATTCTGCAAAG GAAGCACAAATACGCAATGAAAAATATGTCTTGGAAAAGCGCATTGCATATATGCGTCTG GCCTTTGATCAACAACAACAAGACCTTGTAGATGCGGCATCAAAGGCCTTGTCGTACCGACAAGacataattgaagaaaatatacgTCTTACCTATGCATTGCAG GATGCACAGCAAGAAAGGTCAACATTTGTTTCATCGTTGCTACCTCTTCTTGCAGAATACTCCCTTCAGCCACCTGTTCCTGATGCCCAATCGATTGTTAGCAATGTCAAG TCGAAGCTAAAGGAGTCACAGTATCAACTGACACCTTGGCGTTCAGATTTGAACCATGCAAATGTTGCTACACAATCACCATTGAACGTCATTGGTGCACCTTTGGCAACTTCA AAAAAAAATGGCCTTGAATTGGTACCTCAGAATACATACTCTCAAGTTAATACTCAGGCCTTTGTTGATGCTCAGCGAGGCACTGATTGGGAGGCAATGAGTCGCCACCAGAGCGGCATGGGTGGTGGGCTGGTATCGAATGTGGATGCTGATGATTTGGGGAGATATTCACCTCTTGGAAGCAG GAATTCTTCAGCCCATGATGTACCCAATCACCAGGTCACTCAGGGTGATACTCAGAATGAATACTATGAAGAGATGTCTAATAAACATGTCAAATTTCGTGCGCCTGTCAGCAACAATGAAGTGGATGATTCGGAGGGTGATGGGGACAATAGTGAGAGAGAGACACCTGCTAACTGGAGTTCAGGCAACCCTCCTTATACAACAACTGTCGAAGATCCCAGTTCCTCATATTCTCCTTATCTACCACCAGTTCTTGAAGAaccttcttcttcattttctgAAGGTGATAATTATGGTTGGTTTGTTTTCTATTTGCCAGAACACTTTTAA